A genomic window from Lotus japonicus ecotype B-129 chromosome 1, LjGifu_v1.2 includes:
- the LOC130737919 gene encoding uncharacterized protein LOC130737919 has product MTDPFIFDEVVLLQAAYDAYDAGNVEPTSITPFVPPTISVDTTHLFTTDQIFDTRDDLLNWVRNVGKENGYEIVIGRSNKGTKGGAIKVILLCGRNGVYVPYKDPKTFKYNTTGSKKCNCPFTLKGQPTEGDRNWWLKVMWGKHNHEPARSLVGHSYVGRLTGEEKGQLSTMHKSWVAPRHMLLALKEQNLGNLTTITQVYTCCKTIKKEAQGPLTEMQFLMKKLTEANYVHFERQADDSDVIRDVF; this is encoded by the exons ATGACAGACCCATTCATTTTTGATGAAGTAGTGCTGCTTCAAGCTGCATATGATGCATATGATGCTGGGAATGTTGAACCTACAAGTATCACTCCGTTTGTGCCACCAACTATAAGTGTGGATACCACacatttatttacaactgatcag ATATTTGATACACGTGATGACCTTCTGAATTGGGTTCGGAATGTTGGAAAGGAGAATGGATACGAGATAGTGATCGGAAGGTCCAACAAAGGAACAAAAGGCGGAGCTATAAAAGTTATTTTGTTGTGCGGGAGGAATGGTGTGTACGTGCCCTATAAGGACCCGAAAACGTTCAAGTACAACACCACCGGATCAAAAAAGTGCAATTGTCCTTTTACACTAAAAGGACAACCTACGGAGGGTGATAGAAATTGGTGGCTGAAAGTGATGTGGGGGAagcacaaccatgaaccagctagatCACTAGTTGGCCACTCCTACGTTGGTCGACTAACGGGGGAAGAGAAGGGGCAGTTGTCAACTATGCATAAGTCTTGGGTTGCACCGAGACACATGCTACTGGCTTTGAAGGAACAAAATCTAGGTAACTTGACTACAATCACTCAAGTGTACACTTGCTGCAAAACAATCAAGAAAGAAGCCCAGGGaccattgacagaaatgcaattTTTGATGAAGAAGCTGACAGAAGCCAACTATGTTCACTTTGAAAGACAAGCTGACGATTCGGATGTCATTAGAGATGTTTTCTAG